Within the Achromobacter spanius genome, the region CTTGGGCGGATCGCAAGTGGCCTTGAAGTTCCAGGGCTGCGCCATCGGGTCGCGCGTGGTGTTCATGGGCACCGGGCCGCTGCTGTATCTGGTGGCCTACCAATACGCCCGCGCCGGCGCGCAGGTGGCGGCCGTGCTGGATACGTCGCGCTTTGCCGACCGCCTGGCGGCCTTGCCCGGCATGCTGCGCGCGCCCGGCCTGTTGGCCAAGGGGCTGTACTACATGGCGTGGCTGCGCGCGCATGGCGTGCCGCTGCGTAGCGGCGTGCGACCAGTGGCCGTGCAAGGTCAGACGCGCGTCGCGGGCCTGAGCTACCGCCAGGGCGGCCGCGAACACAGCGTGGAATGCGATGCGCTGGCCTACGGGCTGGCCCTGCGTTCCGAAACCCAACTGGCCAGCCTGGTCGGCTGCGAATTCGAATTCAATGCGCGCGACCGTAACTGGACGCCTCGGCGTGACACAGCCGGGCGCGGCAGCGTGCCGGGCGTCTACGTGGCCGGCGACGGCGCGGCAATCGGCGGTGCGGACGCCGCTGAACTGGCGGGTGAGCGCGCGGCGCTGGCGCTGCTGGAAGACATCGGGCAGCCGGTCGATGCCCCGCGCGCGCGGCTGCTCGAAAGCCGCCTTGCCGCCAACAGCCGAATCCGGACAGCGCTGGAACGCGCCTTCCCCTTTCCGGAGGATTGGGCGGCAAGCATTGCCGATGACACCGTTATCTGCCGTTGCGAAGACGTCACCGCCGGGACCGTGCGGCGCGCGGTCCACGACACGGCGGCACAAGAGATGAACCGCTTGAAGGCGCTGACGCGCGTAGGCATGGGCCGCTGCCAAGGGCGCATGTGCGGCGCGGCGGCAGCCGAGGTGCTGGCGCAGGCCTGTGGCCGCACACCCGCCGAAGTCGGACGCTTGCGCAACCAACCACCGGTCAAGCCCGTGCCGGTGCGCGTGGTGTGCCTGGAGCGCCAGGAAAAGGTATCGGCATGACGCAGCGCATCGACACCGAAGTGGCCATCATCGGCGGCGGCATCGTTGGCGGCAGCGCCGCGCTGTTCCTGCGCCGCGCCGGCGTGCCCGTCGTGCTGTTGGAATCCGCGCTGTGCGGCGCGCGCGCAAGCGGCGTGAACTACGGCGGCGTGCGCCGCCAGGGACGCGGCCTGGAACAGATGCCCTTGACGCGGCGTGCACACGAACTCTGGGGCCAGTTGCCAGCGCTGATCGGCATCGACGGCGAATACGTGCGCTCCGGCCATTTGAAACTGGCGGCGTCCGACGCCGACATGGCGCTGCTGGAAGCGTATCGCGACCGCACGCGCGGCTTCGGCATGAACCTGCGGCTGCTTGGCCGCCACGACCTTGCCGACCGCTTCGGCTGGCTGGGCCAGGACGTGGTGGGCGGATCGCTCTGCCCGGAAGACGGCCATGCCAACCCCAGGTTGGTGTCGCCCGCCTTTGCGCGAGCCGCCGCCGCGCTGGGCGCCGACGTGCGCGAAGGCGTGCGCGTCACCACCGCTGAACATGATGGCTCGCGCTTCATCGTGCGCGCCGAAGGGCTGGAAGTGCGCTCGCGCTACCTGCTGAATTGCGCGGGCGCCTGGGCCGGACAGTTCGCCGACAGCTTTGGTGAAGCCGTGCCCGAAACTGCCATCCACCCCTTGATGATGGTGACCGAGCCGCTGCCCGTCTTCATGGACGTCAGCCTGGGCGTACAAGGCGGCGGCATCTATGCGCGCCAGGTGGCGCGTGGCAACTGCGTAATTGGCGGCGGGCGCGGCGTGTCATCCGGCGCCGACTACGCACGGCCCGGCCGCACCGGCCTGGGCGGGCTGATGGCCAACGCCATCAAGCTGCTGCCGGTGCTGCGCGGCGCGCAGGTCATCCGTTTCTGGACGGGCGTGGAAGGCAACATGCCCGACCACAATCCGGTGCTGGGACCCAGCGCCACCACGCCTGGCCTGTTCCACGCCTTCGGCCTGTCGGGCGCCGGCTTTCAGATTGGCCCCGCCGTGGGTGAAGTGTTGTCCGAACTGGTCGTGCGCGGCCAGTCCTCCATTCCTATCGATGCGTTTCGCATTGAACGATACGCGGTGGCCGCTCACGGCGCCGTGGCTCGGCCTGGACCTGTTCGTGAGCAAACGCTGGAGTCACCATGATGGATAAGAAACAGGGCGCATTGCGCCTGAGCAAGGGGAAGCGGTTGTTGGGCGCGGCGATGTTGATGATGCTGTCGGCAGGCGCGATGGCGGATCAGAAGACGCTGTACGTCGGCATGAACGGCGGCGACATGGAGCGCGCGTTCACGCAGTACGTGTTCCCGCCCTTTGAAAAAGCCAACAACGTGAAGATCGTCGTCGTGCCCGGCACCTCGACCGACGTGCTGGCCAAGGCGCAAGCCTACAAGGACAACCCGCAGATGCACGTCATGTTCCTGGACGACGGCATCATGGCGCGCGCCATTTCAATGGGCCTGTGCCAACAGCTTAACGACGACCCCGTCCTGAAAGAGCTCTACCCCACCGCCGTGATGAAGGACCGCATGGCGG harbors:
- a CDS encoding NAD(P)/FAD-dependent oxidoreductase, encoding MSIVMPVIVGAGPAGVRAAQALVAQGLRPVILDEAPRAGGQIYRQPPPGFQRHKPALYGFEHRKADAVHRAMNALLPQVDYRPGSLVWNVEGKTLDVLQDGVSTAVPYTHLILATGATDRVLPFPGWLTPGVYTLGGSQVALKFQGCAIGSRVVFMGTGPLLYLVAYQYARAGAQVAAVLDTSRFADRLAALPGMLRAPGLLAKGLYYMAWLRAHGVPLRSGVRPVAVQGQTRVAGLSYRQGGREHSVECDALAYGLALRSETQLASLVGCEFEFNARDRNWTPRRDTAGRGSVPGVYVAGDGAAIGGADAAELAGERAALALLEDIGQPVDAPRARLLESRLAANSRIRTALERAFPFPEDWAASIADDTVICRCEDVTAGTVRRAVHDTAAQEMNRLKALTRVGMGRCQGRMCGAAAAEVLAQACGRTPAEVGRLRNQPPVKPVPVRVVCLERQEKVSA
- a CDS encoding NAD(P)/FAD-dependent oxidoreductase, with translation MTQRIDTEVAIIGGGIVGGSAALFLRRAGVPVVLLESALCGARASGVNYGGVRRQGRGLEQMPLTRRAHELWGQLPALIGIDGEYVRSGHLKLAASDADMALLEAYRDRTRGFGMNLRLLGRHDLADRFGWLGQDVVGGSLCPEDGHANPRLVSPAFARAAAALGADVREGVRVTTAEHDGSRFIVRAEGLEVRSRYLLNCAGAWAGQFADSFGEAVPETAIHPLMMVTEPLPVFMDVSLGVQGGGIYARQVARGNCVIGGGRGVSSGADYARPGRTGLGGLMANAIKLLPVLRGAQVIRFWTGVEGNMPDHNPVLGPSATTPGLFHAFGLSGAGFQIGPAVGEVLSELVVRGQSSIPIDAFRIERYAVAAHGAVARPGPVREQTLESP